A part of Pseudomonadota bacterium genomic DNA contains:
- the rpsB gene encoding 30S ribosomal protein S2: MPLPTFTMRQLLEAGVHFGHHTRRWNPKMQPYLFGVRNGVHIIDLEQSVPLLHRALEAVRAVVAGGGRVLFVGTKRQATDIIAGAAKRCGQYYVNHRWLGGMLTNWRTISQSIKRLRELDEQIAQEDIGLTKKELLNLTRERDKLERALGGIKEMGGLPDILFVIDTNKEQIAIQEATKLGIPVVAVIDSNSDPHGVTHPIPGNDDAIRAITLYCDLVSSAVLDGLQAEMTAAGVDVGEAEEVQGESLPTEGEAAVEGEPAPAAETGETPSQATA; the protein is encoded by the coding sequence ATGCCTCTGCCGACATTCACCATGCGCCAGCTTCTTGAAGCCGGCGTGCATTTCGGCCACCATACCCGGCGCTGGAATCCGAAGATGCAGCCCTATCTCTTCGGGGTTCGCAACGGCGTTCACATCATCGACCTCGAACAGAGCGTGCCGCTCCTGCACCGGGCGCTGGAAGCCGTGCGCGCGGTCGTCGCCGGCGGCGGACGGGTGCTGTTCGTCGGCACCAAGCGCCAGGCGACGGACATCATCGCCGGCGCGGCCAAGCGCTGCGGCCAGTACTACGTCAATCATCGCTGGCTCGGCGGCATGCTGACGAATTGGCGCACCATCTCGCAGTCGATCAAGCGCCTGCGCGAGTTGGACGAGCAGATCGCCCAAGAGGATATCGGGCTCACCAAGAAGGAGCTCCTCAACCTGACCCGCGAGCGCGACAAGCTCGAGCGGGCGTTGGGCGGCATCAAGGAGATGGGCGGGCTGCCGGACATCTTGTTCGTGATCGACACCAACAAGGAGCAGATCGCCATCCAGGAGGCGACCAAGCTCGGGATCCCGGTGGTGGCCGTCATCGACAGCAATTCCGACCCGCACGGCGTGACCCACCCCATTCCAGGCAACGACGATGCCATCCGCGCGATCACGCTCTATTGCGATCTCGTGTCCTCGGCGGTGCTCGACGGCCTGCAGGCGGAGATGACGGCCGCTGGCGTAGATGTGGGCGAGGCCGAAGAGGTCCAGGGCGAGAGCCTGCCGACCGAAGGCGAGGCGGCGGTCGAGGGTGAGCCCGCGCCAGCCGCCGAAACCGGCGAGACGCCGAGCCAGGCCACGGCCTGA
- a CDS encoding elongation factor Ts, with the protein MAEISAALVKELREKTGAGMMDCKRALTETGGAVEDAVDWLRKKGLSAAAKKSGRIAAEGLVGVIADGTRGAVIEVNAETDFVARNETFQAFVKAAAKLTLETGADLEALKARSFPGSARSVADELTHLIATIGENMNLRRGQRLMVKQGAVASYVHNLLTPGLGRIGVLVALESAGDPTKLADLAKKLCLHVAAANPQSLDISSVDPATLERERNILSEQAKASGRPDNVIAKMVEGRLRKFYEETVMTEQVFVVDGETRVGKVLETAAKELGQPIKVAGFLRYALGEGIDKKQADFAAEVAAQLAH; encoded by the coding sequence ATGGCCGAGATCAGCGCCGCGCTGGTTAAGGAGCTGCGCGAGAAGACCGGCGCCGGCATGATGGACTGCAAGCGGGCGCTGACCGAGACCGGTGGCGCGGTCGAGGACGCGGTCGATTGGTTGCGCAAGAAGGGCCTGTCGGCCGCGGCTAAGAAGTCCGGACGCATCGCCGCCGAGGGACTGGTCGGCGTCATTGCCGACGGCACGCGCGGCGCGGTCATCGAGGTCAACGCCGAGACGGATTTCGTGGCGCGCAACGAAACCTTCCAAGCCTTCGTCAAGGCCGCGGCGAAGCTGACGCTGGAAACCGGCGCCGACCTCGAGGCGTTGAAGGCGCGGTCGTTTCCCGGCAGCGCGCGCAGCGTCGCCGACGAGCTCACCCACCTGATCGCCACCATCGGCGAGAACATGAACTTGCGGCGCGGGCAGAGGCTCATGGTCAAGCAAGGAGCCGTCGCCTCCTATGTGCACAATCTGCTGACGCCGGGGCTCGGCCGCATCGGCGTCTTGGTCGCGCTCGAGTCCGCGGGCGATCCGACAAAGCTCGCCGATCTGGCAAAGAAGCTTTGCCTGCATGTCGCCGCCGCCAATCCGCAATCGCTCGATATCTCTTCGGTGGACCCGGCGACCTTGGAGCGCGAGCGCAATATCTTGAGCGAGCAGGCGAAGGCGTCGGGCCGACCCGATAATGTCATTGCGAAGATGGTCGAGGGGCGGCTCCGCAAGTTCTACGAGGAGACCGTCATGACCGAGCAGGTCTTCGTCGTCGATGGCGAGACACGGGTGGGCAAGGTGCTGGAGACGGCGGCGAAGGAGCTGGGCCAGCCGATCAAGGTCGCCGGTTTTCTCCGCTACGCGCTGGGCGAGGGCATCGACAAGAAGCAGGCCGACTTCGCCGCCGAGGTCGCCGCCCAGCTGGCGCACTGA
- a CDS encoding UMP kinase codes for MTAREAGKEAPRGTARYRRVLLKISGEALMGAQDYGLAPDMVDRIAQEIQAVIDLEVEVCVVIGGGNIFRGISGAAAGMERATADYMGMLATVINALALQSALERRSLQTRVLSALPISAVCEPYIRRRAVRHMEKGRVVIFAAGTGNPFFTTDTAAALRASEMGCDALLKATKVDGVYTADPVKDPAAERFERLTYLECLARDLRVMDASAISLARENRIPILVFSIHNHGAFADVVTGRGRFTIITEEGRA; via the coding sequence GTGACCGCGCGCGAGGCCGGCAAGGAGGCCCCCCGCGGTACGGCGCGCTATCGTCGCGTGCTCCTCAAGATCTCCGGCGAGGCGCTGATGGGCGCGCAGGATTACGGGCTCGCCCCCGACATGGTCGACCGCATCGCCCAGGAGATCCAGGCCGTCATCGATCTCGAGGTCGAGGTGTGCGTCGTCATCGGCGGCGGCAACATCTTCCGCGGCATCTCCGGGGCGGCTGCCGGCATGGAGCGCGCCACCGCCGACTACATGGGCATGCTCGCGACCGTCATCAACGCGCTTGCCCTCCAGAGCGCGCTCGAGCGCCGGTCCCTGCAGACCCGCGTGTTGTCCGCCTTGCCGATCTCCGCCGTCTGCGAGCCCTATATTCGCCGGCGTGCCGTGCGCCACATGGAAAAGGGTCGGGTGGTGATCTTCGCGGCCGGCACCGGCAACCCGTTTTTCACCACCGATACCGCGGCGGCTCTCCGCGCCTCCGAGATGGGGTGCGATGCCTTGCTCAAGGCAACCAAGGTCGATGGCGTCTATACCGCCGATCCGGTGAAGGATCCGGCGGCAGAGCGCTTCGAGCGGCTCACCTACCTCGAATGCCTCGCGCGCGACCTTAGGGTGATGGACGCCTCGGCGATCTCGCTTGCCCGAGAAAATCGTATTCCGATTCTCGTATTTTCGATCCACAATCACGGCGCATTCGCGGACGTGGTGACGGGGCGGGGGCGCTTTACCATCATCACCGAGGAGGGCAGAGCGTGA
- the frr gene encoding ribosome recycling factor: MSTPDLKEFRRRMDGALEALRKEFAGLRTGRASAALLEPVMVEAYGNPMPLNQVATISVPEPRLIAVQVWDKGVVKAVDRAIREAGLGVNPQAEGQLIRVPVPELTQERRAELSKIAHKYAEQARVSVRNVRRDGMEHLKKAEKQHEISQDEHRRLSGEVQSMTDDHVKKIDESLAAKEKEIMQV, translated from the coding sequence GTGAGCACGCCGGACCTCAAGGAATTTCGGCGCCGCATGGACGGCGCGCTCGAGGCCCTACGGAAGGAATTCGCCGGGCTGCGCACCGGCCGGGCTTCGGCGGCGTTGCTGGAGCCGGTCATGGTCGAGGCCTACGGCAATCCGATGCCGCTCAACCAAGTGGCGACCATAAGCGTGCCGGAGCCGCGGCTCATCGCCGTGCAGGTCTGGGACAAGGGCGTGGTCAAGGCGGTCGACCGGGCGATCCGGGAGGCGGGCCTCGGCGTCAATCCGCAGGCCGAGGGGCAGCTCATCCGCGTGCCGGTGCCGGAGCTCACCCAGGAACGGCGCGCCGAGCTCAGCAAGATCGCCCACAAATATGCCGAGCAGGCCCGCGTGTCGGTGCGCAATGTGCGCCGTGACGGCATGGAGCATCTGAAGAAGGCGGAGAAGCAGCACGAGATCAGTCAGGACGAGCACCGGCGGCTCTCGGGCGAGGTCCAGAGCATGACCGACGACCACGTCAAGAAGATCGACGAATCGCTCGCTGCCAAGGAAAAGGAGATCATGCAGGTCTAG
- a CDS encoding isoprenyl transferase, whose product MDSPDSEPREPPTHVAIIMDGNGRWASARGLPRAAGHRQGAKAVRRTVEGASELGIRYLTIFGFSSENWKRPSAEVDDLMGLLRHYLRREIAELHDRGVRLRIIGERSRFSPDIIALIENGETLTRGNDELHLTVALSYGGRGEITDAARRLAQRVAEGGLDAAAIDEASVAGELATAELPDPDVVIRTSGEKRLSNFLLWQSAYAELVFLDTLWPDFTKADLEAAIREFHRRERRYGAVG is encoded by the coding sequence ATGGACTCTCCCGATTCGGAACCGCGCGAGCCGCCGACCCACGTTGCCATCATCATGGATGGCAACGGGCGTTGGGCGAGCGCGCGTGGATTGCCGAGGGCGGCCGGTCATCGCCAAGGGGCCAAGGCGGTCCGGCGCACGGTCGAGGGTGCCAGCGAGCTCGGCATTCGCTACCTCACCATCTTTGGCTTTTCCTCCGAGAATTGGAAAAGGCCGAGCGCCGAGGTGGACGACCTCATGGGTCTGCTTCGCCACTACCTGCGCCGTGAGATCGCCGAGCTGCACGACCGCGGTGTTCGCCTTCGCATCATCGGCGAGCGCAGCCGCTTCTCTCCCGACATCATCGCGCTCATCGAGAATGGCGAGACGCTGACGCGCGGCAATGATGAGCTGCACCTGACTGTGGCGCTCAGCTACGGCGGCAGAGGCGAGATCACCGATGCGGCGCGTCGTCTGGCGCAGCGCGTGGCCGAAGGGGGGCTCGATGCCGCCGCCATCGACGAGGCCAGCGTCGCCGGCGAGCTGGCGACGGCGGAATTGCCGGACCCGGACGTGGTGATCAGGACCTCCGGGGAGAAGCGCCTCAGCAATTTCCTCCTCTGGCAATCGGCCTATGCCGAGCTGGTCTTCCTCGACACTCTCTGGCCGGACTTCACCAAGGCCGATCTGGAGGCGGCGATCCGCGAGTTCCATCGCCGCGAGCGCCGTTATGGCGCCGTCGGCTAG
- a CDS encoding phosphatidate cytidylyltransferase — translation MAPSARADSTGGLLRRVVSALVLAPPVAASVYFGSPYFELVLALAAVQMAREWARLCCGSAPGRIGMTVVMGLAGVASLVVARSFGIVAGIAGALVAAILVYGAGRRSQAALPGWLAAGTLALAIPCVSFLWIRFDALAGRDLTLWLLAAVWATDIGAYAAGRTIGGPKLWPQVSPRKTWAGLLGGMASAALVSVLAAWWLEQGNIWLAQAAGILLAGVAQLGDLAESALKRHFGVKDSGRLIPGHGGLLDRVDGLIATAPAVAVLTWLFGASLIAWR, via the coding sequence ATGGCGCCGTCGGCTAGAGCGGACTCCACGGGCGGCCTCCTCCGGCGAGTCGTCTCGGCCCTGGTCCTGGCCCCGCCGGTCGCCGCTTCGGTCTATTTCGGCTCGCCGTATTTCGAGCTGGTTCTCGCCTTGGCCGCGGTGCAGATGGCGCGCGAGTGGGCGCGGCTGTGTTGCGGGAGCGCGCCCGGCAGGATCGGCATGACCGTGGTGATGGGCCTCGCCGGCGTCGCCAGCCTCGTCGTCGCACGCAGCTTCGGCATCGTTGCCGGCATCGCCGGAGCGCTCGTCGCGGCGATCCTGGTCTACGGTGCCGGGCGGCGGTCCCAAGCGGCCCTGCCGGGGTGGCTGGCGGCGGGCACGCTCGCCCTCGCCATACCCTGCGTCAGCTTCCTCTGGATTCGATTCGATGCGTTGGCCGGGCGCGACTTGACTCTATGGCTCCTGGCCGCGGTCTGGGCGACCGATATCGGGGCCTACGCGGCCGGCCGCACCATCGGCGGTCCCAAGCTCTGGCCGCAAGTCAGCCCCAGAAAGACATGGGCGGGCCTGCTGGGTGGCATGGCCTCGGCGGCCTTGGTGAGCGTACTTGCCGCCTGGTGGCTGGAACAGGGCAATATTTGGCTGGCTCAGGCCGCCGGTATCCTCCTCGCCGGGGTGGCACAGCTGGGGGACCTCGCCGAATCGGCGCTGAAGCGCCACTTTGGCGTCAAGGACTCGGGCCGGCTCATTCCCGGCCATGGCGGTCTCTTGGACCGGGTCGACGGATTGATCGCCACCGCACCGGCCGTTGCTGTGCTAACGTGGCTCTTTGGTGCAAGTTTGATCGCCTGGCGATGA
- a CDS encoding 1-deoxy-D-xylulose-5-phosphate reductoisomerase, translating to MTSLATTSAPRRLTILGSTGSVGRNTVDLISRNREVYPVEALTARGNVELLIEQAHALKPSFVAIGEESRYAALKDGLSGTGIEVAAGEAALVEAGARPAGWVMAAIVGSAGLEPTLAAVRRGAAVALANKECLVCAGELVLSEMRRAGARLLPVDSEHNAIFQVFDFARPETVERIILTGSGGPFRTWPLERMAKATPAEAVAHPTWTMGAKISVDSATMMNKGLEIIEAHYLFGLESERIEVLIQPQSVIHSMVAYVDGSVLAQLGSPDMRTPIAHTLAWPQRITTPASRLDLAQLGQLTFERPEPSRFPALRLAREALQSGGAAPTILNAANEVAVHAFLTGRIGFLEIARTVERTLEAVSGATPTSVAELRLIDCEARSRATTFLGA from the coding sequence ATGACATCATTGGCAACGACATCGGCGCCGCGCCGCCTCACCATCCTCGGTTCGACCGGCTCGGTCGGGCGCAACACCGTCGATCTCATCAGCCGCAATCGTGAGGTCTATCCGGTCGAGGCCCTGACGGCGCGGGGCAATGTCGAGCTACTGATCGAGCAGGCGCACGCGCTCAAGCCGAGTTTCGTCGCCATCGGCGAAGAGTCGCGCTATGCAGCGCTCAAGGACGGACTGAGCGGTACCGGCATCGAAGTGGCGGCCGGCGAGGCGGCGCTGGTGGAGGCGGGCGCGCGACCGGCGGGTTGGGTGATGGCCGCCATTGTCGGCTCTGCCGGCCTGGAGCCGACCTTGGCTGCGGTGCGTCGCGGTGCTGCCGTGGCGCTCGCCAACAAGGAGTGCCTGGTGTGCGCGGGCGAGCTGGTGCTTTCGGAGATGCGCCGCGCCGGCGCGCGTCTCTTGCCGGTCGACAGCGAACACAACGCCATCTTTCAGGTCTTCGACTTTGCCCGGCCGGAGACGGTGGAGCGCATCATCCTGACCGGCTCCGGCGGGCCGTTTCGGACCTGGCCGCTCGAGCGCATGGCAAAGGCGACCCCGGCCGAGGCGGTCGCGCACCCGACCTGGACCATGGGCGCCAAGATCTCGGTCGACTCCGCGACGATGATGAACAAGGGCTTGGAGATCATCGAGGCGCATTATCTCTTCGGCCTGGAGTCGGAACGGATCGAGGTGCTCATTCAGCCGCAATCGGTGATCCACAGCATGGTCGCCTATGTCGACGGCTCGGTCCTGGCGCAGCTCGGATCCCCCGACATGCGCACACCGATCGCGCACACGCTCGCTTGGCCGCAGCGGATCACCACGCCGGCCTCGCGGCTCGACTTGGCCCAGCTCGGGCAGCTCACCTTCGAACGTCCCGAACCCAGCCGGTTTCCGGCCCTTCGCTTGGCCCGTGAAGCCTTGCAATCGGGGGGGGCCGCACCTACAATTCTCAATGCCGCGAACGAGGTGGCGGTGCACGCGTTTTTGACCGGGCGCATCGGCTTCTTGGAGATCGCGCGCACCGTAGAACGAACGCTCGAAGCGGTGTCGGGGGCAACGCCGACCTCCGTTGCCGAATTGCGCTTGATCGACTGCGAAGCCCGATCGCGCGCGACCACTTTCTTGGGAGCCTAG
- the rseP gene encoding RIP metalloprotease RseP, whose protein sequence is MQLLIAVRDYAIPFLVILTVLVFVHELGHFCLARRNRVRVETFSIGFGPELFGFNDRKGTRWKFSALPLGGYVKMFGEGEGMGTGAAAAALSPEERAVSFHHKTLGQRAAIVAGGPLANFIFAIVVLTGLFAIVGQPFTAPVVDEVMEAGAAEKAGVKPGDRFLTVDGQSISRFEELQRLVQDSPGRPLEVVLDREGQALRLTVTPTVTEQTDRFGNRHVIGLLGVRSHRLETVRHDPLTAVWQASRETAMMTVGTLKALGQIIVGSRGTEELGGPLRIAQMSGEVAQGGLVATFWFMAVLSINLGLINLFPIPVLDGGHLLFYGAEALRGRPLGPRAQDYASMAGLALVLALMVFATWNDLVHLRVVDFIGRLFT, encoded by the coding sequence ATGCAACTCCTGATCGCCGTCAGGGATTATGCGATCCCATTCCTGGTCATACTGACCGTCCTCGTCTTCGTGCACGAGCTGGGGCATTTCTGTCTCGCACGGCGCAACCGGGTCCGCGTCGAGACGTTCTCGATCGGGTTCGGGCCGGAGCTGTTCGGCTTCAACGACCGCAAGGGCACGCGCTGGAAGTTCAGCGCACTGCCGCTCGGCGGCTACGTCAAGATGTTCGGCGAGGGCGAGGGAATGGGCACCGGCGCGGCTGCCGCAGCACTCTCGCCTGAGGAGCGTGCCGTCTCCTTCCATCACAAGACCCTAGGCCAGCGCGCCGCCATCGTCGCCGGCGGGCCGCTCGCCAACTTCATCTTCGCGATCGTCGTGCTGACGGGCCTGTTCGCCATCGTCGGCCAACCCTTTACTGCGCCGGTGGTGGACGAGGTGATGGAGGCGGGAGCGGCCGAGAAGGCGGGCGTCAAGCCCGGCGACCGCTTCCTCACCGTCGACGGCCAGAGCATCAGCCGGTTCGAAGAGCTGCAGCGATTGGTGCAAGATAGCCCCGGCCGCCCGCTCGAGGTGGTTCTGGATCGGGAGGGCCAGGCCCTCCGCTTGACCGTCACGCCGACAGTGACGGAGCAGACAGACCGGTTTGGCAATCGGCACGTGATCGGCCTGCTGGGCGTGCGTTCGCACCGCCTGGAGACCGTTCGCCATGATCCGCTGACGGCCGTTTGGCAGGCCAGCCGCGAGACCGCGATGATGACCGTCGGAACCTTGAAGGCCCTGGGCCAGATCATCGTCGGTAGCCGCGGCACCGAGGAGCTGGGCGGCCCGCTGCGCATCGCCCAGATGTCGGGCGAGGTCGCCCAAGGCGGCCTGGTGGCGACCTTCTGGTTCATGGCGGTCTTGTCCATCAACCTCGGCCTCATCAATCTCTTTCCGATCCCGGTGCTGGATGGCGGCCATTTGCTGTTTTACGGCGCCGAAGCGCTCAGGGGACGGCCGCTCGGGCCACGCGCGCAGGACTACGCCTCAATGGCGGGGCTGGCGCTGGTCTTGGCTTTGATGGTGTTCGCGACCTGGAATGATCTGGTTCATCTCAGGGTCGTCGACTTCATCGGCCGGTTGTTCACCTAG
- the bamA gene encoding outer membrane protein assembly factor BamA, with amino-acid sequence MWRWLAAALIALCFAGLVPGGAAAQSLDAIAEVAVEGTQRIEPDTVRSYLLLKPGDPFDPERMDRSLKALFATGLFADVGLQRQGSQLLVRVVENPIINRIAFEGNRRVTTETLLNETQLRPRVVYSRTKVQNDVKRLLDLYRRQGRFAAVVEPKIIQLEQNRVDLVFEINEGSLTGIKRISFVGNKQFSEPTLLGQLLTKETAWYRFFNYDDTYDPDRLTFDRELLRRWYLKHGYADFRVISAVAELAPDRSGFYVTFTVEEGERYKFGKIDVKTALKDLVADPLRTDVVVKEGDWYDGDAVEETIRQMTDHVGTLGYAFVDIQSELNRSREALTVDVTFVVREGPKVYVERIDIVGNVRTLDKVVRREFRLVEGDAFNTSKMQRSRQRIRNLGFFNKVDVANQPGSSPDKTVVKVEIEEKSTGELSFGAGYSTSDKILGNVQVRERNLLGTGQDLRIATTLSFTRREVNASFTEPYFFNKDVSAGVDAIYSTQDLQSVSQYDQRTAGFGLRGGFLLSEPLRQTVHYNLSSVFITNVAGSASPFIREQIGHTITSLIGNEFAYDKRDDRNNPTQGYYIRFGTDFAGLGGDSRFVRPIIKGGYFYPFGSDIVASLLGETGDVIALGQRVRINDRFFIGGDNLRGFRSGGVGPRDTNTQDSLGGTKYYAGSLEVSVPLGTPKDFPVSGRVFTDFGSLWDLGETGPGLADISSLRVSAGAGVTVISPLGPIRIDLGIPVVRENFDRKELIRFSFGTRF; translated from the coding sequence CTGTGGCGGTGGCTCGCCGCCGCGCTGATTGCCCTCTGCTTCGCCGGCCTAGTACCCGGCGGTGCTGCGGCGCAATCCTTAGATGCCATCGCCGAAGTCGCGGTCGAGGGCACGCAGCGGATCGAGCCTGATACGGTCCGCTCCTACCTTCTGCTGAAGCCGGGCGACCCGTTCGATCCCGAGCGCATGGACCGCTCCTTGAAGGCGCTCTTCGCCACCGGCCTCTTTGCCGATGTCGGCCTGCAGCGGCAGGGCTCGCAGCTTCTGGTTCGCGTGGTCGAAAATCCGATCATCAACCGCATCGCCTTTGAAGGAAACCGGCGCGTCACCACCGAAACCTTGCTGAACGAGACGCAATTGCGGCCGCGCGTCGTCTATTCCCGTACCAAGGTGCAGAACGACGTCAAGCGCCTCCTCGATCTCTATCGCCGACAGGGCCGTTTCGCCGCCGTGGTCGAGCCCAAGATCATTCAGCTCGAGCAGAACCGGGTCGACCTCGTCTTCGAGATCAACGAAGGCAGCCTCACCGGCATCAAGCGGATCTCCTTCGTCGGCAACAAGCAATTCAGCGAGCCGACGTTGCTTGGCCAGCTGCTGACCAAGGAGACTGCTTGGTATCGCTTCTTCAATTACGACGACACCTACGATCCGGATCGTTTGACTTTCGACCGCGAGCTGCTCAGGCGCTGGTATCTCAAGCACGGTTACGCGGATTTTCGGGTGATCTCCGCCGTAGCAGAGCTGGCGCCGGACCGCAGCGGTTTCTACGTGACCTTCACCGTCGAGGAGGGCGAACGCTATAAGTTCGGCAAGATCGACGTGAAAACCGCGCTCAAGGACCTGGTTGCCGACCCGTTGCGCACTGACGTCGTGGTCAAGGAGGGCGATTGGTACGACGGCGACGCCGTCGAGGAGACCATCAGGCAGATGACCGACCACGTCGGCACGCTGGGCTATGCGTTCGTCGACATCCAGTCCGAACTCAATCGCAGCCGTGAAGCGCTGACGGTCGACGTCACCTTCGTCGTCCGCGAGGGGCCGAAGGTCTATGTTGAGCGCATCGATATCGTCGGCAATGTGCGCACGCTAGACAAGGTCGTTCGCCGCGAGTTTCGTCTGGTCGAGGGTGACGCGTTCAACACCTCGAAGATGCAACGCTCGCGTCAACGTATTCGCAACCTCGGCTTCTTCAACAAGGTCGACGTCGCCAATCAGCCCGGAAGTTCGCCGGACAAGACCGTGGTCAAGGTCGAGATCGAAGAAAAGTCGACCGGCGAGTTGTCGTTTGGCGCGGGCTACTCGACCAGCGACAAGATCCTGGGCAACGTGCAGGTGCGGGAGCGCAATTTGCTCGGCACCGGGCAAGACCTTCGCATCGCCACCACCCTGTCCTTTACCCGCCGAGAGGTGAATGCCAGCTTCACCGAGCCTTATTTCTTCAACAAGGATGTCTCGGCCGGCGTCGACGCCATCTATTCGACCCAAGATCTGCAATCGGTCAGCCAATACGACCAGCGGACCGCGGGGTTTGGGCTGCGCGGCGGCTTCCTGCTGAGCGAGCCCTTGCGCCAGACCGTGCACTACAACCTGTCTTCGGTCTTTATCACCAACGTCGCGGGCTCCGCTTCGCCCTTCATCCGCGAGCAGATCGGCCATACCATCACCTCGCTCATCGGCAACGAATTCGCCTACGACAAGCGCGATGACCGAAACAATCCGACCCAGGGATACTATATTAGGTTCGGCACGGATTTTGCCGGGCTCGGCGGTGACAGCCGGTTCGTGCGCCCGATCATCAAGGGCGGCTACTTCTATCCCTTCGGCAGCGACATCGTCGCCTCCCTCCTCGGCGAGACCGGCGACGTGATCGCCCTTGGCCAGCGGGTGCGGATCAACGACCGCTTCTTCATCGGGGGCGACAACTTGCGCGGCTTCCGGAGTGGCGGTGTCGGTCCCCGCGACACCAATACCCAGGACTCGCTCGGAGGCACGAAGTATTATGCTGGCTCCCTGGAGGTCAGCGTGCCCCTGGGGACACCCAAGGACTTCCCGGTAAGCGGCCGCGTCTTCACCGATTTCGGTAGTCTTTGGGATCTTGGTGAGACCGGGCCAGGTTTGGCCGATATCTCTTCGCTGCGGGTCTCGGCGGGTGCGGGCGTAACGGTCATTTCGCCGCTGGGTCCGATCCGCATCGACTTAGGCATTCCGGTTGTGCGGGAGAATTTCGACCGCAAAGAACTCATTCGCTTCAGTTTTGGCACGAGGTTTTGA
- a CDS encoding OmpH family outer membrane protein: MRSTMLWRFAFAASLALAPLTLQAQTPRPPAQQGQPAQPAPPAQPAPAGKPLGAFPAATIAVVDVQEVMRSAAAARSIQQQLDTQRVSYQDDINKKEAELRKAEQDLTQQRLVLAEDAFNQRRRDFENRVNDVQREVQARKRQLDQAFDDNMNKVKTALLDVIEQVAAEGKISVVLPRANVVLADRALDLTSEVQARLDKKLPTIKVTLPPLKP, from the coding sequence ATGCGCAGTACCATGTTGTGGCGGTTCGCCTTCGCAGCCTCTTTGGCGTTGGCGCCCCTCACGCTCCAAGCTCAGACGCCCCGCCCGCCGGCTCAGCAGGGCCAGCCCGCGCAACCGGCGCCGCCAGCGCAGCCGGCGCCAGCGGGTAAGCCGCTGGGGGCCTTCCCAGCCGCCACAATCGCCGTCGTCGACGTTCAGGAAGTGATGCGGTCTGCCGCCGCCGCCCGCTCGATCCAGCAGCAACTCGATACCCAGCGTGTGTCCTATCAGGACGACATCAACAAGAAGGAAGCCGAGCTGCGCAAGGCGGAGCAGGATCTGACGCAGCAGCGCCTGGTCCTGGCCGAAGATGCCTTCAACCAACGCCGCCGCGATTTCGAAAACCGGGTGAACGACGTGCAGCGCGAGGTGCAGGCGCGCAAGCGCCAGCTGGATCAGGCCTTCGATGACAACATGAACAAGGTCAAGACGGCGTTGCTCGACGTGATCGAGCAGGTGGCCGCGGAAGGAAAGATCTCGGTGGTGCTGCCGCGGGCGAATGTCGTGCTCGCCGACCGCGCGCTCGACCTTACGAGCGAGGTGCAAGCGCGGCTCGACAAGAAGCTGCCGACGATCAAGGTGACGCTGCCGCCGTTGAAACCATAG